From Burkholderia cenocepacia, the proteins below share one genomic window:
- the bktB gene encoding beta-ketothiolase BktB, which translates to MSNAAKEVVVVSGVRTAIGDFGGSLKDFSPTDLGAKVVAEVLSRANVPGDAVGHVVFGHVVNTEPKDMYLARVAAINGGVAQHTPALTVNRLCGSGLQAIVSAAQTIMLGDADVAIGGGSESMSRAPYTVPAARFGQRMGDGKLVDMMLGALHDPFQTIHMGVTAENVAKKYDISRDAQDALALESHRRAARAIAEGRFKDQILPISIRTKKGEVAFDTDEHVRHDASADDFTKLKPVFAKENGTVTAGNASGINDAAAAVLMMSADAARAQGVKPLARLVAYAHAGVDPAYMGIGPVPATQKALERAGLKISDLDVIEANEAFAAQACAVTQELGLDPAKVNPNGSGISLGHPIGATGALITVKALYELKRIGGRYALVTMCIGGGQGIAAIFENI; encoded by the coding sequence CAGCCTGAAGGATTTCTCGCCGACCGACCTCGGCGCGAAGGTGGTCGCCGAAGTGCTGTCGCGCGCGAACGTGCCGGGCGACGCGGTCGGGCACGTCGTGTTCGGCCACGTCGTGAACACCGAGCCGAAGGACATGTATCTCGCACGCGTCGCGGCGATCAACGGCGGCGTCGCGCAGCACACGCCGGCGCTGACCGTGAACCGCCTGTGCGGCTCGGGCCTGCAGGCGATCGTATCGGCCGCGCAGACGATCATGCTCGGCGATGCCGACGTCGCGATCGGCGGCGGCTCGGAGAGCATGAGCCGCGCGCCGTACACCGTGCCGGCCGCGCGCTTTGGCCAGCGCATGGGCGACGGCAAGCTCGTCGACATGATGCTCGGCGCGCTGCACGACCCGTTCCAGACGATCCACATGGGCGTGACGGCCGAGAACGTCGCGAAGAAATACGACATCTCGCGTGACGCGCAGGATGCGCTGGCGCTCGAATCGCATCGTCGCGCGGCGCGTGCGATCGCGGAAGGGCGCTTCAAGGACCAGATCCTGCCGATCTCGATCCGCACGAAGAAGGGCGAGGTCGCGTTCGATACCGACGAGCACGTGCGCCACGACGCGAGTGCGGACGATTTCACGAAGCTCAAGCCGGTGTTCGCGAAGGAGAACGGCACCGTGACGGCCGGCAACGCGTCGGGCATCAACGATGCCGCGGCCGCCGTGCTGATGATGAGCGCGGACGCCGCGCGCGCGCAAGGCGTGAAGCCGCTCGCCCGCCTCGTCGCGTATGCGCACGCGGGCGTCGATCCGGCGTACATGGGTATCGGCCCGGTGCCGGCCACGCAGAAGGCGCTCGAACGCGCGGGCCTGAAGATCAGCGATCTCGACGTGATCGAAGCCAACGAGGCATTCGCGGCCCAGGCGTGCGCGGTCACGCAGGAGCTCGGCCTCGATCCGGCCAAGGTCAACCCGAACGGCTCGGGCATCTCGCTCGGTCACCCGATCGGCGCGACCGGCGCGCTGATCACGGTGAAGGCGCTGTACGAGCTGAAGCGCATCGGCGGGCGTTACGCGCTCGTGACGATGTGCATCGGCGGCGGCCAGGGGATTGCGGCGATCTTCGAGAACATCTGA
- a CDS encoding 3-hydroxybutyryl-CoA dehydrogenase, which produces MAIETVGVVGAGTMGNGIAQTAAVAGLNVVMIDVSDAALDKGLATLKGSLERLVSKDKLDADARDAALARITTSTDYAKLAAVDIVIEAATENVELKGRILKQIEAVARPDAIIATNTSSISITALAAPLADPSRFLGMHFFNPVPLMPLVEIIRGLQTSDATASAVRALTERFDKSPIGVRNSPGFVVNRILVPMINEAFFVLAEGIASAEEIDAGMKLGANHPIGPLALADLVGLDVCLAVMDVFVKDFGDPKYRACPLLREMVSAGRLGRKTGRGVYDYSK; this is translated from the coding sequence ATGGCCATCGAAACCGTCGGCGTCGTGGGCGCCGGAACCATGGGTAACGGCATTGCGCAAACCGCCGCCGTTGCAGGACTGAACGTCGTGATGATCGACGTCAGCGACGCCGCGCTCGACAAGGGCCTCGCGACGCTCAAGGGCAGCCTCGAGCGGCTCGTGTCGAAGGACAAGCTCGACGCCGACGCCCGCGATGCGGCGCTCGCGCGCATCACGACGTCGACCGACTACGCGAAGCTCGCCGCCGTCGACATCGTGATCGAAGCCGCGACCGAGAACGTCGAGCTGAAGGGCCGCATCCTGAAGCAGATCGAGGCGGTCGCGCGTCCGGACGCGATCATCGCGACCAACACGTCGTCGATCTCGATCACCGCGCTCGCGGCGCCGCTCGCCGATCCGTCGCGTTTTCTCGGCATGCACTTCTTCAACCCGGTGCCGCTGATGCCGCTCGTCGAGATCATCCGCGGGCTGCAGACGAGCGACGCGACCGCGTCGGCCGTGCGCGCGCTGACCGAGCGTTTCGACAAGTCGCCGATCGGCGTGCGCAATTCGCCGGGCTTCGTCGTGAACCGGATCCTGGTGCCGATGATCAACGAAGCGTTCTTCGTGCTGGCCGAAGGCATCGCGTCGGCCGAGGAGATCGACGCGGGGATGAAGCTCGGCGCGAACCACCCGATCGGACCGCTCGCGCTGGCCGATCTCGTGGGCCTCGACGTGTGCCTCGCGGTGATGGACGTGTTCGTGAAGGACTTCGGCGATCCGAAGTATCGTGCGTGCCCGCTGCTGCGCGAGATGGTGTCGGCCGGGCGGCTCGGGCGCAAGACCGGGCGCGGGGTGTACGACTACAGCAAGTAA